CATGAAGAAAAAACTATTTTTAGTGACCAAAATAGTGGCATTTGCGGTAGCACTACATTTAATAACTAGCTCTATGTCTTTAGCGTTAGCACAAACGGCTCAACCTAGCTTAGAGACCGGATTATTCCGAAAATTGCAGAATGTACCGACCTTAGCACTCGCTAATCCCCGTTTAGAGTCGAATGACTATGCTGCATTGGGTTTGAAGGTGATCACTGCGCCTGCCAATGTCAAACAAACAATTTTGAACTATGAAAAAAACCGCCCCACTTTGGCTACACCCAATTTAAATAAATGCCCATTGCAAGCGGTTAATGTGGAAACAGATAACAACCCCAAGACTTGGGAATGGCTAGTAACTTACCCCAATGCCTGCGCTCGCTTGAATGCTGGTAAAGTCAAAAGTTTTTGGCTGGTACAACGCAGCGCCAATGGGCAATTGCAAGTCTTATTGGCAGAACGTGCGTATCAAGTGCGGATTTGGCAAGATAAACCTAGCCATAATGGGCGACGCATTGAAGTCATGTTGCAAGACAGTGTGGGCAGTCGCTACAACGATACCGCTATTCCCGTGCAATGCTACACCATGTATCAATTTAACGGTCGTCAGTACAACCCAATGGCGCACTCAGTGCAAGTGTATCGTGATGACCCTATGAGTGCGGGTAAAGACTGGCGGGATGTAACAGGCACTGATCCTTATGCGCAAGTTGACCAACATTATCAATGTAGAGAAGACTAAACTTCTCTCATTTCAATTTTGCGACCCATGCAAAGTGCGTTTGCAAAGCAGGGTCAGCTAACAGCGCTTCTAAACTGGCAAACTGCTTAGCCAATTGCATTTCAGTATAAAGAGTATGAATGCCGTTATGGCAGATACGGCAAATTGCAATACCTTGATTCAATGCTTCAGACGTGTAGTGCTTTTTAAAAAACGTTCGGCGGTGCATTTTGCGTGGGATTAAATGGTGAAAGGTTAAAAACGTTTCACGCCCACAGCAAACACATTTACCGAACTGTTGATCGCGTTTGAGTGCCATAGTTTACAATTTAAATGACTGCATAACCGTTTGCATGGGGATAAATAAGGTGAGGGGTTTAGTGGTATAAGCTGTAAAACCGTATTTCAGATAAAATTGCGCTGCTTGTTCGTGTTTTGCATCGACCACTATGCCGACCGTACCAATTTCGCCTGCAATTTTGGCACAACGCATGAGCGCATTCATTAGTAGTAATTCACCTAGCCGTTGTCCATGATAGGCTTTATCAACGGCTAAGCGACTCAAACGAGCCACAGGCACGGGGTAATGTGCTGGTAATTGCTTACGAGTCGTGGTCGGCAACTCTACCAACTTTGATTCCGCCATGCTCAGGCTGTAGAAGCCTGTCACGGTGTCGTTATCAATGGCAACGAAAGTACGGCTGACGTTTTTGCGGCTGTGTTGCCCTGCCAGTTGTTGCAGGTAGTGGTTCAAAGCAGGTTCGCCGCAATCAAACGCATCCCGCGCTAAGGCAGAGTTGAATGCCATAACTTGCATAGCGTTCAATCCAGCAAAGTTTGATAACGTTGCATGGCGGCACATAATGCAGCATTAGGGGCGGGTGGATTATCTAACAAATCCATGAAACGATCCCATTCCTGTTGGCTTAATGTAAGTTGGCGAGATTCTGCCAACACCTGTTCAGCCGCTTTACGCGCCGCGTTCAATAGAAAGTCAGTCATGGAAATGTTGGAAACCGCTGCGGCGGCCATTAGCATCCGCTTCAAATCTGGTGGTGTGCGAATACTGATTCGGTCATCTTTTACAGTTGTACTAGACATGGTGCATTTCTCGTTAGGCTATTAAGAATAGTCTAGGACAAACACCTTGTTTTGTACACCCAACGGCAGTACAAATGCAAAGCTATATTTGTTAAATTTCTAAGAATTTACATAGCTTTATTTATAGAAAATGAAAGAATTTTTTATTCGCTAGATAAGTGTATTTATGCTGCTAACTGTTTAAATTGAATTGTTTTTGCCCAACTAATTCTTAGGGGAGTATCAGGTAAGCAGTGTTTCTGCCCTAATCCAGCAGTGCGCTCAATTGCTGTTTTGCGTTTATAACCATCTGTATGCCGTATTGAAATAAAACGCTTTTGATACGTCTTTAAAAAATTATGTTCATCAAAAAATTCGCGTGCGATAATTTGACAATATTCAAACGCACATAAAGCCCCACGTAGTTGTAAACTAATATCAGTTGCTGAACTATTACTACGTTTCATTTCAATAAATAAAACACGTTCAGCACTTTCTGAAAGTAGAATATAATCAGCACGTTTACACTCCCCCGCTTTACCATGAAATAATTTTTCTATATTAAAGGCAGAATCTAAATCCAGTACAATGGTATCAGGTGGCACATGCAAAATTTCAATACTCGAATCGGAGATTTTACTTTCGCTTAATTTTACCTTTTTACTTTCATAATGATCTTCAAGTTGTACTAAGCTACAAGAATTTAGCATTCTACGTAACACAGAAGTGTGAGACATAATCGAATTAACCCCACACAATTTCGTCTTGAATACGATTCATATCTTCAATTACTTCATCAAATGAGGTCAGTTCAATACCATTTTCGGCTGATATATTGGCTGCAATTAAGCTATAAGCTTTTCTATCCTTAATGTTTGTATCAGGTGTTGTCATATAGATATTAAGCTGCTCTGGTTTTAATAATTCTGATGTTTGATAACCTTCGCGTTCAGCCAGTTCTTTAATACGTTGGTCTTGCTTATTTAACAATAACAGTGTGTTGAATTCTTTGATAATATAATCACTATGTGTGGTTATAAATACGCGAATCCCAGCATTGACTAACATGGCAAATAAACGGGCGATTTTACGTTGATTTTCAGGATGGAGATTGAGTTCTGGCTCATCAATCATCAATAAATCGCCTTGTTTGGCTAAATGTTTGAGATAAAAACTAATGTCTACTAAGGAACGTACCGTACTAGAACTTTCTGCAAGTGTTAATTTTATATCCGGTTGGTTATGGGGAGTGTAATTAATACCGCCTACTGCATTAACGGTATAATCACCGCCTGCAATCTCATTAAAAGCCGCAATAACTTCAGGATGATTGACAGAAAATTCACTCTGTTTATCTACAATATTCGGTAAATCACGGATAAAATCTATATTATGCTTAACGGGTAAAGGATATTCTGCGGTAAAACGACCTAATAACTGTTGTGGGTTAATAGATGTTTCTTTCATTAGGTCAATGAGACGGCTTCGCGTGAAATCAACTTCACGTTGAAATAATGCTGCGCCTGTACGTTCAGCACTAACAACAAAAGAACTTGGTATAAAATCACTAATTATTCCTTTTTTTATTAAATCATTAAGAAAAGGCGTAAAATATAGTTTTTTTATACGAGAGTTAGTTTCTAGAGAAATAAAATCGGCATTGAAAAATAAGGTAAAATTCTCTTCTGTTTTTCCAATGTCAATTACTATATTTATTTTTTTCTTGTTTTTAATGTTTTTGATTAATTGACAAATATCTATTTTTAGATTAAAAGACGATTCCTGTAAATTATTTTGATTGCTAAAAATATCTTTTATTTTTTTTGCAAAACTATTATTAGCATTTAATAAAGCTTGTTCAATAAATTCTTTACATTGGTCGATTGATATTTTTTCTTTGCCAGATGCTAGAAACAATAGCGACATATCAATATCAAATAAAAAAGTATAATTATTATTACGCCAATCATCTAAAAAACCATAAACTGCATAAGTTAAATAAGTCTTACCCGTATTATTCTTACCACAAATAACCGTTAAATCGCCAACTGTAAAATTAGCTTCACTAATTGCACCTAAATTTTTAATGCTAATATCCATACTTCACTGACTGCTGTTAACGGTTAATATAGAAAAACTTTAACACAGTTTAGCGGATTAGCGAGGTTTCGGCTTTGGTTTACCCTGTGAGCGTGGCGGCAACCCTGTATGTTGCGTCAATATAGTTCCTTTTTTCGGTGTTTGCGGTTTACCTTTACCACCTTGCCCTTGTTTAGGTTTTTGTTCTTGCGCTTTTGGCTGGTTCGCGAGTGGCTTTGCGTTAGGGCGTGCTTTGGGTTCGGTACGTTTTTGGTGGGCGACCGAGCTATTTTTACGCCGATGTGCTTCGTACACTAGGTCTTCTTCGCCCTTTTTATAATGCGGAATCAACTGGTTCTCGCCATCGCCAATCAGTTCTTGCCGTCCCATTGCGGCAATGGCTTGGCGTAGCAGTGGCCAGTTTTTGGGGTCGTGCCAACGTAAAAAGGCTTTATGCAGCTTGCGCTGTTCCGGCGATTTGGCAGTTTGTACCTTTTCGCTTTTGTAGGTGACTTGGTGCAGCGGGTTTTTCTCGCTGTAGTACATGGTGGTAGCGGATGCCATTGGCGAGGGGTAAAACGCTTGTACTTGATCGGCGCGGAAGCCGTTTTTCTTCAGCCACAAGGCTAAATTGAGCATGTCCTCATCGCGTGTGCCAGGGTGAGCGGCAATGAAATATGGGATTAAATACTGTTCTTTGCCTGCTTCTTTAGTGTACTTTTCAAACAGGCGTTTGAATTCGTGATAAGTGCCGATACCCGGTTTCATCATCTTGGATAAGGGCGAGTCTTCGGTGTGTTCTGGCGCGATTTTGAGATAACCGCCAACATGATGCGTGACCAATTCTTTAATATAACCGGGGTCTTTCACTGCTAAGTCATAGCGTAACCCTGAGCCAATCAGCACTTTTTTAATACCCGGCAATTCGCGGGCTTCGCGGTATAAAGCTTTTAGTGCAGAGTGATCGGTATTGAGGTTTTGGCAAATATCGGGGTAAACGCAGGCGGGTTTACGGCAAGCGGCTTCGATTTTCGGGTCTTTGCAGGCGAGACGATACATATTCGCGGTCGGGCCGCCTAAATCCGAAATGACTCCCGTAAAGCCCGGCACTTTGTCGCGGATTTCTTCGACTTCACGAATAATGGATTCTTGCGAGCGGTTTTGAATAATGCGCCCTTCGTGTTCAGTAATTGAGCAGAAGGTACAGCCGCCAAAACAGCCACGCATAATGTTCACTGAGAAGCGAATCATTTCATACGCGGGAATACGCTCGCCTTGATACGCGGGATGCGGCAAACGCGCATAGGGCAAACCAAACACATAATCCATTTCTGGTGTGGTTAAAGGAATCGGCGGCGGGTTAATCCACACATCTTGATTGCCATGTTTTTGCACCAACGCCCGCGCATTACCCGGATTGGTTTCCAGATGCAATACACGGTTCGCATGCGCATATAACACCTTGTCTTTGCTTACTTTTTCATAAGACGGCAAGCGAATCACGGTTTTTTCACGGTCTAAACGGGCGCGTGGGTGAAACGTCAGTTTATGTTCATCGGGACGCTTAGAACGCGGGTCTTGATATTCAAACCATTGCACATTGCGCTTTTC
This DNA window, taken from Candidatus Thiocaldithrix dubininis, encodes the following:
- a CDS encoding HNH endonuclease, which translates into the protein MALKRDQQFGKCVCCGRETFLTFHHLIPRKMHRRTFFKKHYTSEALNQGIAICRICHNGIHTLYTEMQLAKQFASLEALLADPALQTHFAWVAKLK
- a CDS encoding GNAT family N-acetyltransferase, with amino-acid sequence MQVMAFNSALARDAFDCGEPALNHYLQQLAGQHSRKNVSRTFVAIDNDTVTGFYSLSMAESKLVELPTTTRKQLPAHYPVPVARLSRLAVDKAYHGQRLGELLLMNALMRCAKIAGEIGTVGIVVDAKHEQAAQFYLKYGFTAYTTKPLTLFIPMQTVMQSFKL
- a CDS encoding DUF1778 domain-containing protein, with translation MSSTTVKDDRISIRTPPDLKRMLMAAAAVSNISMTDFLLNAARKAAEQVLAESRQLTLSQQEWDRFMDLLDNPPAPNAALCAAMQRYQTLLD
- a CDS encoding AAA family ATPase is translated as MDISIKNLGAISEANFTVGDLTVICGKNNTGKTYLTYAVYGFLDDWRNNNYTFLFDIDMSLLFLASGKEKISIDQCKEFIEQALLNANNSFAKKIKDIFSNQNNLQESSFNLKIDICQLIKNIKNKKKINIVIDIGKTEENFTLFFNADFISLETNSRIKKLYFTPFLNDLIKKGIISDFIPSSFVVSAERTGAALFQREVDFTRSRLIDLMKETSINPQQLLGRFTAEYPLPVKHNIDFIRDLPNIVDKQSEFSVNHPEVIAAFNEIAGGDYTVNAVGGINYTPHNQPDIKLTLAESSSTVRSLVDISFYLKHLAKQGDLLMIDEPELNLHPENQRKIARLFAMLVNAGIRVFITTHSDYIIKEFNTLLLLNKQDQRIKELAEREGYQTSELLKPEQLNIYMTTPDTNIKDRKAYSLIAANISAENGIELTSFDEVIEDMNRIQDEIVWG
- a CDS encoding YgiQ family radical SAM protein encodes the protein MSATTHPHVTTPLFDYPKYWAECYGTSDYLPMSRAEMDKLGWDSCDIIIVTGDAYVDHPSFGMAVIGRVLEAQGFRVGIIAQPDWQSKEAFMALGKPNLFFGVAAGNMDSMINRYTADRKPRSDDAYTPGGLGGKRPDRASIVYSQRCKEAYPDVPIILGGIEASLRRIAHFDYWQEKVRRSILLDTAADLVLYGNAERAVIEVAHRMANGEAVEAITDVRGTAFIRRGSPDGWMEIDSTRVDQPGKIDRIINPYLNTTDMDECEMEKRNVQWFEYQDPRSKRPDEHKLTFHPRARLDREKTVIRLPSYEKVSKDKVLYAHANRVLHLETNPGNARALVQKHGNQDVWINPPPIPLTTPEMDYVFGLPYARLPHPAYQGERIPAYEMIRFSVNIMRGCFGGCTFCSITEHEGRIIQNRSQESIIREVEEIRDKVPGFTGVISDLGGPTANMYRLACKDPKIEAACRKPACVYPDICQNLNTDHSALKALYREARELPGIKKVLIGSGLRYDLAVKDPGYIKELVTHHVGGYLKIAPEHTEDSPLSKMMKPGIGTYHEFKRLFEKYTKEAGKEQYLIPYFIAAHPGTRDEDMLNLALWLKKNGFRADQVQAFYPSPMASATTMYYSEKNPLHQVTYKSEKVQTAKSPEQRKLHKAFLRWHDPKNWPLLRQAIAAMGRQELIGDGENQLIPHYKKGEEDLVYEAHRRKNSSVAHQKRTEPKARPNAKPLANQPKAQEQKPKQGQGGKGKPQTPKKGTILTQHTGLPPRSQGKPKPKPR